cctgcttcagcctcctgactagctgggattacaggcgtgccactatgcccggctaatttttgtatatttagtagagatgggattccgccacgttgaccaggctggtctcgaactccttacctcaggtaatccacctgcctcggcctcccaaagtgctgggattacaggtgtggaccactgtgcccagccagacagGGCTTTCTTAAGGAAGTAAGTGGTTACCTGAAAGAAGGCTACAAATTAACTGGGAAAGTTGGAATGGGTAACaagaaataaagacataccaggCAGGGGCTGGTTCAAGCTCCCCATGGCGGATGGAAAACATGACACATTCACAGAAGTGGAAAATGGCCCTGCCCAGACAGCAAAGACAGAGAAGAGTGATGTGAGTGGAAGCTGGCAAGGGCCATGCTAGGCAGGCCTTTTTAAGGATGTTGATATTTCTCCTAAAAGCAGTGAGAAGTCTCTGAAAGGACAAGAAGGTGGTATAATTGGATTGACATTTTTAAAACGATTCCACTAATACAGTATGGAGAACTGACTGCCAGGGAAGCAGATGGATGAGAGGAAGTGAGTCAGGGCCCTGCTGAAATCCTGGTAGGGATGATGGCACTGAGATGGGATGATGGAGATGGAGACGGATGGATGGATTCATATTTGGAATCCATAAGTATTTGGGGAGTACATCAGACTGCATTCTAGGGATAAGGAAGAAGATAGTATTGAGATTCACTCTAAGACTGACTCTAGatctggctcagtggctcacacctataatcccagcacttcgggaggccaaggcgggcagatcacctgaagtcaggagttcgagaccagcctgaccaacatggtgaaaccccgtttctactaaaaatacaaaaattagccaagcgtggtggcgcatgcttgtaatcccagctactcgggaggctgaggcatgagaattgcttgaacctgggaggcagaggtggcagtgagcctagatcacacgccactgcactccagcctgggcgacacagtgagattcagtctcaaaattgaaaagaaaaaaaaaaaaagactgactcTAAGATTATGGTGCAGGAGATGTGATGGGAAGAGATCTTATGTCCCAAgacagggaagggtggaagaagGCTGAGTTTTTTAGGGAAGATCTCAGGCCAGGTCTGGACACATTGGATTTGGTTGATTTGGGACACCAGTGAGACACCCAATGGTAGTGTCAACTAGGCAGTTGGGCGTGTACATGTGAAGCTCACAGAAACCTAGGGTGAAGATTCAAACCAGGGTGTCATGAAGGTGGTAACTGGAACTACGGAAACAGACGCAGTCGACTAGAAGGAGAGCACAGGCTAGAGCAGGAAAGAACCTGGAGCCAAGCTTGAAGGAAGTCACCATTTCGGGGATGAGTAGGGGAATGGTGAGCTAGCAAAGGGGTATGAGAAGTGACcaaaggaaagagagggaagcCAGCAGCGTAATGTGTCAGAATTTGTGAAAAGAGGATGTTTCCAGAAGGGCGTGGAAATTGTGTTGAAtgctaataaaataagaaaagcgTAAGTCCACTGAATTCAGGAACGTGGAGGTCACTGCTAACATTGGGAAGAGAAAATCCCATGGAAAATAGGCACAGAACCCAGATTAGGGTGGACTGAGGGGCGAGCGAGAATTAAGAATGTGGAAGTGATTACACAGAACTTTAGATATGGGTTCAACTTCCTGTGATGACAGGCCGCATTATAAAGACGATGAGAGAAAACTGAACTTGGAAGGAACTGTGAAGGATATTGCTCTTGTGAAAGTTTACCCCCTTGAACTCGGTCTGAGAGGTTGGGTTTCCTTTTCCTGTGACGTTGGTAGACATCATGAACTGTGAGACTGAAAGCCTCCTTGGTGATGCTCCCTTCAtaactgctgtgaacattcataaCTGCTGTGAACCCGGAGAGGAGGTTTCGTTGGGGCGTCTTCCACAGGGGGACACACGACAGTGATGGCGAAAGGCACGAGGTGGGGGGAGAAggacaggcagagacagagaggcagtcCCACTCCTCAACACTTGTTTTCCAATGAGTTTCCTGGATTCTGCAATTAAATCCAGATCCTCGTGCATGTTTATAGAAAATCATAAAAGcgaaatgacacaaataaatttGGTGGCAACAACAAAGAACGGTCTCTTTCTTAGTTCTCCTGTTGATCTGAGAAGCAACGTGTGCTgggggaaggaaataaagaactAGAACGCCTTCAGAGGAGAGAAAAGTGGACaagaaagaaaagctaaataTCAAAATATCTAGACCCTGGGGTTATagaccacaaaaagaataaatgactgactgactgaatgaataaatgaatggcaaACAATAGGAAATAGGTATGTCCTAGGGAAAGAATGGGGATTCTGTGAGCAGGAATCAGGCCACAGATGGCAGaacagagacttctttctgagaCTTCTTCCCTAGTTCAAGAGGAAAACATGTTCCGATGATCCTTGCTTCATTAGGTGTGTATTTCAAAGGGACCTTCAGGAGCTTCTAACCTGGGGCTACCAAGGTCAGAGAGGTGGAAACAGTGAGACTTTATCAGGGAAAAGAATATGGAGCCTAAGTGCCACTCCCTGATGAAAAGCCACATGGGCACGTGAACTCCGGCCTCCTGAATTCCTGACACTTTCCCAAGAGAGACAGCACATCCATGCCCTGAGCCTCTGGAAGCTGCACCAAGTGGCTCACTTTCTATGAAGCTGTGTTACAGGCTTGAGACGAGGCAGCACTTATGGGCATCtactaagtgctttatatacacAACCTCACTGAATCCTCGCAGAAGTCCTAGGATGTCAGAATTCACATGCTCCCTTGACTACAAGAAACTACAGTTCAGAAAACTGATCTGCCCCAAGGTTGTAATGAAGGGACCTGGATTTGAGCCCATATCTGCATGACTATAACTCCCACACTATTTCCATCATAACAAGATGCGGGCCAAGACCAGCCTGTTTCAACTGAGATGGGCAAAAGAAATGTGTTGGGGGCAGAGGGCAGGAGACCatagagaaagtaaaaaaattgaagaagaaaaggaaggagggccaggtgcagtggcttacgcctgtaatcccagcactttgggaggccaaggcaggcggaacactggaggtcaggagttcaagaccagccagcatggtgaaaccctgtctctactaaaaatacagaaattagctgggcgtagtggcaggtgcctgtaatcccagggaggctgaggcaggagaatcgcttgaacccaggaggcagaggttgcattgagctgagatggcgtcactgcactccagcctagacaacagagcgagactcagcctcaaaaaaaaaaaaaaaaaaaggaaaaataaaaaggaaggaggaaagctcATTTCTGAGAATGAGCAGAATGACAGAAGAAACTGcctaagaaagagaaaagaaaataatctgacttgggaagtaaaaaaagaaaaatggctgggattttttttttttaatcaggaatTAAGGACAGAAAAATCTGAATTTGGAAGTCAAGAGTGAGGATTCTCTAGGGAGAGAATAAAGACGCTGGGCCTTTCCTTTGGGTTTGAGAGGAAATAGTGCTTAAAGACTGATCTTCCTTTCTCTGGTCACGTGGCTGGTGCTAGTATAAATGCTTACTACCAGCCAGGTTCCTCACCATTTTTTCCTGCATGGCATGGACAGAAGCAGGGGCTAAAGCTCTGTTCCTCTCTCCTGGAAGCTTGCAGACCTCCCTTCAGAACCAATCCCAAGAAGCCACCTATCCGGAACAACACAAGGCAAGGCAGCTAGTGTAGTGCTTGAGCTCTGGGAAGAGAGGCCAGGATCAGGTTTGAGGGGAAAGTTCTGGGAGTCTGGAGGAAGGATGTCAGaaccaaaaggaaggctcataCCCAGAGACAGGAGGTAGTGTGAGGAGCAAGGAAACAGCCAGGAAATCAAGGCTGGAGAGTGGACAGAGGGACAGGACCTGGGTTGGGGGCCAGCAAGGGTGACACCCCAAGTGGAAACTGAGTTACCCCATGAAGAAGACAAGTTCTATTTATGGTCAGAATGCCAGGCTCAAGGGCCAGTGAAGGCCTTTggttttttctgaatatttctctAAGGTCTTCTAGGGACAAGCCTTCCTCCTAAGGCTAGTGCTGGTTCATCCTTcttcccctccaccctcctctAAGCCTCCCagcttccccttttcttttttttttttttttttttttagatggagtttctgCTCTTACCACccagtgtggagtgcaatggcgcaatcttgactcactgcaacctctgcttcccaggttcaagcaattctcctgcttcagcctaccaagtagctgggattacaggcgcctgtcacctcacccggctaattttttttttttttttttttttggatttttagtggagatgggatttcaccacgttggccaggcttgtctcgaactcctgacttcaggtgatctgcctgcctcggcctcccaaagtgctgagattacagaagtgagccaccgcgcccagccccagctTCCCCTTTTCTAGAGAGTCCCAGAGTTTGGTGTTGGACAGCGGAGGACAAGGTGGGGGAGAATCTGTGCTCTGCAAAACAGACGAAGGGAAGTAGAAAGCTGGGCTGGTGGCTGGGCACTTGGGTCCTGTGGAGAGCTGGCACTGGGTATCGGCACCTGGGGTCCCACAAACTCGTTATCCTGACACGCATCTTACAGCTCTCTCCCAGCACTGATGCCTTTCTCTCCGCAGGTCTCTGTCTGAGAAAGGGACTCGAGTAAAGTTAGAAACTGGTAACAGTAACTTCCTGTATCTGTGAGGACAGGAGGAGAAAGGCTAGGGAAACTGGAGGGGGAATTCCCTTGGGAAGCCACGAGTTGGTCTCCTCCAGAGACACATGAAGGCAAACATAATCACTACTGCTTAATATCCCGCCCCAGGCAAAGTCAATAATTGCTCTGGGTAGTTCGAGCAGGTGGTGTGAGCAAGCCGTGGTGGCATCAGAAAGCACAGTCCTGGGAAGGGGACTGTGCCGGGGAGGATGTCCGCATCCTGAAGGAGAGCTGGCTGCACGGGCTGTGAGTGAGACCCCCCTGACCCCGCCCTTTTTTGTTCCCCTCCAGGATGCTGCCGGACTGGAAGAGCTCCTTGATCCTCATGGCTTACATCATCATCTTCCTCACCGGCCTCCCTGCCAACCTCCTGGCCCTGCGGGCCTTTGTGGGGCGGGTCCGCCAGCCCCAGCCTGCACCTGTGCACATCCTCCTGCTGAGCCTGACGCTGGCCGacctcctcctgctgctgctgctgcccttcAAGATCATCGAGGCTGCGTCGAACTTCCGCTGGTACCTGCCCGAGGTCGTCTGCGCCCTCACGAGTTTTGGCTTCTACAGCAGCATCTACTGCAGCACATGGCTGCTGGCGGGCATCAGCATCGAGCGCTACCTGGGAGTGGCTTTCCCCGTGCAGTACAAGCTCTCCCGCCGGCCTCTGTATGGAGTGATTGCAGCTCTGGTGGCCTGGGTTATGTCCTTTGGTCACTGCACCATCGTGATCATCGTTCAGTACTTGAACACGACTGAGCAGGTCAGAAGTGGCAATGAAATTACCTGCTACGAGAACTTCACCGATAACCAGCTGGACGTGGTGCTGCCCGTGCGGCTGGAGCTGTGCCTGGTGCTCTTCTTCATCCCCATGGCGGTCACCATCTTCTGCTACTGGCGTTTTGTGTGGATCATGCTCTCCCAGCCCCATGTGGGGGCCCAGAGGCGGCGCCGAGCCGTGGGGCTGGCTGTGGTGACGCTGCTCAATTTCCTGGTGTGCTTCGGACCTTACAACGTGTCCCACCTGGTGGGGTATCACCAGAGAAAAAGCCCCTGGTGGCGGCCAATAGCCGTGGTGTTCAGTTCACTCAACGCCAGTGTGGACCCCCTGCTCTTCTATTTCTCTTCTTCGGTGGTGCGCAGGGCATTTGGGAGAGGGCTGCAGGTGCTGCGGAATCAGGGCTCCTCCCTGTTGGGACGCAGAGGCAAAGGCACAGCAGAGGGGACAAATGAGGACAGGAGTGTGGGTCAAGGAGAGGGGATGCCAAGTTCGGACTTCACTACGGAGTAGCAGTTTCCCTGGACCTTCAGAGGTGGCCTGGGTTTCACAGGAGCTGGGAAGCCTGGGAGAGGCGGAGCAGGAAGGCTCCCATTCAGATTCAGAAATCCTTAGACCCAGCCCAGGACTGGGACTTTGAAAAAATGCCTTTCACCAGCTTGGTATCCCTTCCTGACTGAATTGTTCTACTCAAAGGAGCATAACTCAGAGATACAGGAAGAAGTGGTTAGGTATAGAAGCacctgccgggtgtggtggctcatgcctgtaatcccagaactttgggaggctgaggcagatggatcacttgaggtcgggagattgagaccatcctggccaacatgggaaaaccccgtctctactaaaaatacaaaaaaattagctgggcatggtggcacgtgcctataatcccagctactcaggaggctgaggcaggagaatcacttgaatccaggagttggaggttgcagtgagctgagatcacgccactgcactctagcctagtgacagagcgagactccaactaaaaaaaaaaaaaaaaaatcaccttcagGCTGGAGAAGAAGCGTAGCTAACACAAGTCCAGTCCTTGTGATGTGGTTGGTAGTTGGGGATGGCCAGGCCGAAGCAGAGAGTCCTAGAGAAATCTCGATAGAAGCTTCAAAGCAACACCTAGACACTGCTCTAGCAGTTGATCCTGGAGATAAACCAACGAGAGAGATGGAAGAGAAATACTAAATGAGGTCAAAGAAGACTCAGAAAGGTTCTGAGCCCGGAGATGAGCAGGCAGGCCTCAGGGCTTAGACCTTTAATGATAGGGGTTTCCCTGCATCGGTTTGACCTGTTGCCTTTTTGATGTGCTCTGTTTGTTTTCATGTGTTATCTTGTCTCCCCTGCTAAACTGGGAGCTGCCAGAGGTCTGGGTCTTATCTCCTTCCTCCATGGTACCCCACATGGGCCAGGATGTGGTCTGGTACCCAACAATCAGAGATTGGCACTCCCTCATACAGGGGAAAGCAACCTGGTCTAGCAAAttgaaaataaagatgataaaacTCTGAAGTGAATGTCCACAATTTCTGTAACACTGCTGCAAGCACAGGGAGGGCAAAAATAGGAGACAGAAC
This portion of the Pongo abelii isolate AG06213 chromosome 20, NHGRI_mPonAbe1-v2.0_pri, whole genome shotgun sequence genome encodes:
- the FFAR2 gene encoding free fatty acid receptor 2, whose translation is MLPDWKSSLILMAYIIIFLTGLPANLLALRAFVGRVRQPQPAPVHILLLSLTLADLLLLLLLPFKIIEAASNFRWYLPEVVCALTSFGFYSSIYCSTWLLAGISIERYLGVAFPVQYKLSRRPLYGVIAALVAWVMSFGHCTIVIIVQYLNTTEQVRSGNEITCYENFTDNQLDVVLPVRLELCLVLFFIPMAVTIFCYWRFVWIMLSQPHVGAQRRRRAVGLAVVTLLNFLVCFGPYNVSHLVGYHQRKSPWWRPIAVVFSSLNASVDPLLFYFSSSVVRRAFGRGLQVLRNQGSSLLGRRGKGTAEGTNEDRSVGQGEGMPSSDFTTE